From Candidatus Nucleicultrix amoebiphila FS5, a single genomic window includes:
- a CDS encoding phasin family protein, with protein sequence MAAPSTDKQSNANNYKDFFKNFSMPHFNMEAAMEMHRKNLEVFTKAHKAALDTAKEVGQLHGQYTKKMMDDMKNHISNVRSVSSREDRMKVHADSIKNGFEKAMGHGREVMNMWTKTNRDISDSFAKRFKDGVEEAKSAVKRKSSKS encoded by the coding sequence ATGGCCGCACCATCTACTGATAAACAATCAAACGCAAATAATTACAAAGATTTCTTTAAAAATTTCTCAATGCCTCATTTTAACATGGAAGCAGCAATGGAAATGCATCGTAAAAATCTTGAAGTTTTTACAAAAGCTCATAAAGCAGCTCTTGATACAGCAAAAGAAGTTGGTCAGCTCCATGGTCAATACACAAAAAAGATGATGGATGACATGAAGAACCACATTAGTAATGTCCGTTCAGTATCTTCCCGTGAAGATCGCATGAAAGTGCACGCTGATTCCATTAAAAATGGTTTTGAAAAAGCAATGGGACATGGTCGCGAAGTAATGAATATGTGGACAAAAACAAACCGCGATATTTCTGATTCTTTTGCAAAACGTTTTAAAGACGGCGTTGAAGAAGCAAAGAGCGCTGTTAAGCGTAAATCTTCAAAGAGCTAA